A genomic segment from Mustela lutreola isolate mMusLut2 chromosome 15, mMusLut2.pri, whole genome shotgun sequence encodes:
- the LOC131816281 gene encoding ATP-sensitive inward rectifier potassium channel 12 isoform X2, with amino-acid sequence MTSAGRANPYSIVSSEEDGLHLVTMSGANGFGNGKVHTRRRCRNRFVKKNGQCNIEFANMDEKSQRYLADMFTTCVDIRWRYMLLIFSLAFLASWLLFGVIFWVIAVAHGDLEPAEGRGRTPCVMQVHGFMAAFLFSIETQTTIGYGLRCVTEECPVAVFMVVAQSIVGCIIDSFMIGAIMAKMARPKKRAQTLLFSHNAVVALRDGKLCLMWRVGNLRKSHIVEAHVRAQLIKPRVTEEGEYIPLDQIDIDVGFDKGLDRIFLVSPITILHEIDEASPLFGISRQDLETDDFEIVVILEGMVEATAMTTQARSSYLANEILWGHRFEPVLFEEKNQYKIDYSHFHKTYEVPSTPRCSAKDLVENKFLLPSANSFCYENELAFLSRDEEDEADGDQDGRSPQARHDFDRPQAGGGGLEQRPYRRESEI; translated from the coding sequence ATGACCTCGGCTGGCAGGGCCAACCCCTACAGTATCGTGTCATCAGAGGAGGACGGGCTGCACCTGGTCACCATGTCAGGGGCCAACGGCTTCGGCAACGGCAAGGTGCACACGCGGCGCCGGTGCCGGAACCGCTTCGTCAAGAAGAACGGCCAGTGCAACATCGAGTTCGCCAACATGGATGAGAAGTCGCAGCGCTACCTCGCTGACATGTTCACCACCTGCGTGGACATCCGCTGGCGCTACATGCTGCTCATCTTCTCGCTGGCCTTCCTCGCCTCCTGGCTCCTGTTCGGCGTCATCTTTTGGGTCATCGCCGTGGCGCACGGCGACCTGGAGCCGGCCGAGGGCCGTGGCCGCACGCCCTGCGTGATGCAGGTGCACGGCTTCATGGCAGCCTTCCTCTTCTCCATCGAGACGCAGACTACCATCGGCTACGGGCTGCGCTGTGTGACGGAGGAGTGCCCAGTGGCCGTGTTCATGGTGGTGGCGCAGTCCATCGTGGGCTGCATCATCGACTCCTTCATGATCGGCGCCATCATGGCCAAGATGGCTCGGCCCAAGAAGCGGGCGCAGACGCTGCTGTTCAGCCACAATGCGGTGGTGGCCCTGCGCGACGGCAAGCTCTGCCTCATGTGGCGCGTGGGCAACCTGCGCAAGAGCCACATCGTGGAGGCGCATGTGCGGGCCCAGCTCATCAAGCCGCGGGTCACCGAGGAGGGCGAGTACATCCCGCTGGACCAGATCGACATCGACGTTGGCTTCGACAAGGGCCTCGATCGCATCTTCCTCGTGTCTCCCATCACCATCCTGCATGAGATTGACGAGGCCAGCCCGCTGTTTGGCATCAGCCGGCAGGACTTGGAGACGGATGACTTCGAAATCGTGGTCATCCTGGAGGGCATGGTGGAGGCCACGGCCATGACCACGCAGGCCCGCAGCTCCTACCTGGCCAACGAGATCCTGTGGGGCCACCGTTTCGAGCCTGTCCTCTTCGAGGAGAAGAACCAGTACAAGATCGACTACTCCCACTTCCATAAGACCTACGAGGTGCCCTCCACACCCCGCTGCAGCGCCAAGGACCTGGTGGAGAACAAATTCCTGCTGCCCAGTGCCAACTCCTTCTGTTACGAGAACGAGCTGGCTTTCCTGAGCCGCGATGAGGAAGACGAAGCAGATGGAGACCAGGATGGCCGCAGCCCCCAGGCCCGGCATGACTTTGACAGACCTCAGGCCGGTGGTGGCGGCCTCGAGCAGCGGCCTTACAGACGGGAGTCAGAGATCTGA
- the LOC131816281 gene encoding ATP-sensitive inward rectifier potassium channel 12 isoform X1, giving the protein MTRWTSLPASRPHKPAPCGPVACRQHLSARALASSAWRAQESGVEPSSRRSTRGPHHPRLPASWPRQKQHPPSQSQASAPQTYGAAPRGASPGASQGPPIPGMTSAGRANPYSIVSSEEDGLHLVTMSGANGFGNGKVHTRRRCRNRFVKKNGQCNIEFANMDEKSQRYLADMFTTCVDIRWRYMLLIFSLAFLASWLLFGVIFWVIAVAHGDLEPAEGRGRTPCVMQVHGFMAAFLFSIETQTTIGYGLRCVTEECPVAVFMVVAQSIVGCIIDSFMIGAIMAKMARPKKRAQTLLFSHNAVVALRDGKLCLMWRVGNLRKSHIVEAHVRAQLIKPRVTEEGEYIPLDQIDIDVGFDKGLDRIFLVSPITILHEIDEASPLFGISRQDLETDDFEIVVILEGMVEATAMTTQARSSYLANEILWGHRFEPVLFEEKNQYKIDYSHFHKTYEVPSTPRCSAKDLVENKFLLPSANSFCYENELAFLSRDEEDEADGDQDGRSPQARHDFDRPQAGGGGLEQRPYRRESEI; this is encoded by the exons CCCGGGGTCCCCACCACCCCCGGctccctgcctcctggcccaggcaGAAGCAGCATCCACCATCACAGTCCCAGGCCTCAGCTCCTCAGACCTATG GAGCCGCTCCCCGTGGAGCCAGCCCGGGGGCGAGCCAGGGCCCCCCCATCCCCGGGATGACCTCGGCTGGCAGGGCCAACCCCTACAGTATCGTGTCATCAGAGGAGGACGGGCTGCACCTGGTCACCATGTCAGGGGCCAACGGCTTCGGCAACGGCAAGGTGCACACGCGGCGCCGGTGCCGGAACCGCTTCGTCAAGAAGAACGGCCAGTGCAACATCGAGTTCGCCAACATGGATGAGAAGTCGCAGCGCTACCTCGCTGACATGTTCACCACCTGCGTGGACATCCGCTGGCGCTACATGCTGCTCATCTTCTCGCTGGCCTTCCTCGCCTCCTGGCTCCTGTTCGGCGTCATCTTTTGGGTCATCGCCGTGGCGCACGGCGACCTGGAGCCGGCCGAGGGCCGTGGCCGCACGCCCTGCGTGATGCAGGTGCACGGCTTCATGGCAGCCTTCCTCTTCTCCATCGAGACGCAGACTACCATCGGCTACGGGCTGCGCTGTGTGACGGAGGAGTGCCCAGTGGCCGTGTTCATGGTGGTGGCGCAGTCCATCGTGGGCTGCATCATCGACTCCTTCATGATCGGCGCCATCATGGCCAAGATGGCTCGGCCCAAGAAGCGGGCGCAGACGCTGCTGTTCAGCCACAATGCGGTGGTGGCCCTGCGCGACGGCAAGCTCTGCCTCATGTGGCGCGTGGGCAACCTGCGCAAGAGCCACATCGTGGAGGCGCATGTGCGGGCCCAGCTCATCAAGCCGCGGGTCACCGAGGAGGGCGAGTACATCCCGCTGGACCAGATCGACATCGACGTTGGCTTCGACAAGGGCCTCGATCGCATCTTCCTCGTGTCTCCCATCACCATCCTGCATGAGATTGACGAGGCCAGCCCGCTGTTTGGCATCAGCCGGCAGGACTTGGAGACGGATGACTTCGAAATCGTGGTCATCCTGGAGGGCATGGTGGAGGCCACGGCCATGACCACGCAGGCCCGCAGCTCCTACCTGGCCAACGAGATCCTGTGGGGCCACCGTTTCGAGCCTGTCCTCTTCGAGGAGAAGAACCAGTACAAGATCGACTACTCCCACTTCCATAAGACCTACGAGGTGCCCTCCACACCCCGCTGCAGCGCCAAGGACCTGGTGGAGAACAAATTCCTGCTGCCCAGTGCCAACTCCTTCTGTTACGAGAACGAGCTGGCTTTCCTGAGCCGCGATGAGGAAGACGAAGCAGATGGAGACCAGGATGGCCGCAGCCCCCAGGCCCGGCATGACTTTGACAGACCTCAGGCCGGTGGTGGCGGCCTCGAGCAGCGGCCTTACAGACGGGAGTCAGAGATCTGA